From the genome of Pieris rapae chromosome 5, ilPieRapa1.1, whole genome shotgun sequence, one region includes:
- the LOC123689204 gene encoding zinc finger protein 431-like yields MGKLKACRICLQMDLRLENIQSNFLGLYYEIITGLNLNLNELPGYFCYQCAALLKKFYSFRQKSLKGLEILQSVMETYGKITEDSVRKMEQKSSCSKSGLSTFNGFSINILPDGVKEDTMVNEMNVSIEASHDFTNDNTALDLYNLIKEEPCEKLNSDIDESYEDWLSDDEPLAVHKSIKKKIEKKKTVKKEIKEETMELPKTKTSKLKKSIKVNKKPVKLLRKDVIQPKQMQDFNFESYVDVITLTEEEQKEEISKRKESENYQSAPFKCELCFKVFLDTQTWQHHMKKHDMSSGRVQCEICKLRFKSQHCLNKHIMCHAKKYKCKYCPYVSRNTTQAWNHVFWHQGVTYKCPHCEEMFSQWTSYLSHVRIKHPSDYICPHCGYSFVSQHGLNMHKSLMHRGVADLNEDNKDLPFCSSCDMKFASEEAHKRHLVTAKKHILDSEKKNGCRECGEKFSSIDELRTHSRTAHTHKACEALLQRYKRNSDSRTWPTKCPHCSEEIANARQYWSHFRRNHPDEVYPVEKKYICDICGKSFRGNAFLTYHKRIHTGEKPFKCKQCDKSFFNRTNLLMHEKTHSEQRPYICCVCGKGFKSKGALDRHFRCHTGDRPYKCELCGKAFAQSNSCKVHVHTVHLKQPSPYISRARLQKRVKNLAADKQPVLYCT; encoded by the exons ATGGGAAAATTAAAAGCTTGTAgaatttgtttacaaatgGACTTGAGGCTGGAAAATATACAATCCAACTTTTTGGgactatattatgaaataattacggGGTTGAAC CTAAATTTAAACGAATTACCgggatatttttgttatcaatgTGCTGCTTTattgaagaaattttattcatttagacAGAAAAGTCTTAAAGGTTTAGAAATTCTGCAGAGTGTTATGGAGACTTATGGCAAG attACAGAAGATAGTGTGAGAAAAATGGAACAGAAAAGTTCTTGTTCAAAATCTGGCTTGAGTACTTTTAAtggtttttcaataaatattttgcctGACGGAGTTAAAGAAGATACAATggtaaatgaaatgaatgtaTCTATTGAAGCCAGCCATGATTTTACAAATGATAATACTGCCTTAGACTTATACAACCTAATCAAAGAAGAGCCTTGTGAAAAACTAAATAGTGACATTGATGAAAGTTATGAAGATTGGTTAAGTGATGATGAGCCTCTTGCAGTACACAAgagtataaaaaagaaaatagaaaagaaaaagactgtcaaaaaagaaataaaggaAGAAACAATGGAG ctaccaaaaacaaaaacctcaaaattgaaaaaatccaTAAAAGTGAATAAGAAACCAGTTAAACTTTTAAGAAAAGATGTAATTCAACCAAAACAAATGCAAGATTTCAATTTTGAGAGCTATGTCGATGTCATCACACTTACG GAGGAAGaacaaaaagaagaaataagtAAACGTAAAGAATCAGAAAATTACCAAAGTGCACCGTTTAAATGCGAGttgtgttttaaagtttttctGGACACACAAACCTGGCAACACCATATGAAGAAACACGATATG TCGTCGGGCCGTGTGCAATGCGAAATATGTAAGTTGCGTTTCAAGTCGCAACATTGTCTTAACAAACATATAATGTGTCACGCGAAGAAGTACAAATGCAAATACTGCCCATACGTTTCGCGAAACAC GACACAAGCGTGGAATCATGTATTTTGGCATCAAGGGGTTACGTATAAGTGTCCGCATTGCGAAGAAATGTTTtc CCAATGGACGTCGTATTTAAGCCACGTGCGAATAAAGCATCCATCGGACTACATCTGCCCTCACTGCGGATACTCCTTCGTGTCACAACACGGTCTAAACATGCACAAGAGTTTAATGCACCGCGGTGTCGCT gACCTGAATGAAGACAACAAGGACCTGCCGTTCTGTTCGTCTTGCGACATGAAGTTCGCATCGGAGGAGGCTCACAAGCGACACTTGGTGACAgcaaaaaaacatatactGGACTCTGAGAAGAA GAATGGGTGTCGCGAATGCGGTGAAAAGTTCTCTAGTATTGACGAACTGCGAACACACTCGCGTACTGCGCACACGCACAAAGCGTGCGAGGCCTTGCTTCAACGATATAAACGGAACTCTGATAGTCGCACTTGGCCCACTAAATGCCCGCAT TGCTCTGAAGAAATAGCAAACGCACGTCAGTACTGGTCGCACTTTAGACGGAACCACCCCGACGAAGTTTATCCTGTAGAGAAGAAATATATCTGTGACATCTGTGGAAAGTCATTCCgt GGAAATGCCTTCCTGACCTATCACAAGCGGATCCATACCGGTGAAAAGCCCTTCAAATGCAAGCAATGTGATAAAAGTTTCTTTAACCGAACTAATCTTCTGATGCACGAGAAAACACATTCTGAACAGCGGCCTTATATCTGCTGTGTTTGTGGAAAAGGCTTCAAGAGTAAAGGGGCACTTGATAGGCATTTCCGG TGTCACACGGGCGATAGACCATACAAATGTGAACTGTGCGGTAAAGCCTTCGCCCAATCCAATAGTTGTAAGGTCCATGTGCATACAGTACATCTTAAGCAGCCCTCGCCATACATCAGCCGTGCTAGACTTCAGAAGAGGGTTAAGAATTTAGCAGCGGACAAACAACCTGTATTATATTGTACATAA